The Argentina anserina chromosome 3, drPotAnse1.1, whole genome shotgun sequence genome includes a region encoding these proteins:
- the LOC126787491 gene encoding UDP-glycosyltransferase 87A1-like: MDSSATVKPYGVCHIVAVPYPGRGHVNPMMNLCNLLLSQKSDILITFVLTEEWLGLIGSEVKPDNIRFATIPNVIPSEKDRASDMVAFFDAVMTKMEAPFEQLLDGLELLPSAIMADTFLPWAVAVGNRRNIVAVSLWPMCGSEFSVYHHFHLFRQNGHFPVNLSEKGNERVDYIPGVSSIRLADTTSSIDGKQSKILDYILKRAFTWVLKAQYLFITSIYELETQVIDVLRSQLSLPVYTIGPLIPIFKAISASGTNHLQWLDSQPCSSVLYISMGSFLSVSSAQMDEIAVGLRKSGARFFWVARAEMNRLQEVSGDMGLVVPWCDQIRVLSHSSVGGFWSHCGWNSVREGAFSGVPFLTFPIVFDQGMNSKVIVEDWKTGWRVKSTEAKIDYLVTSEEIAMLVKTFMDLEHDEGKEMRERASELQQIWKGAIAKGGSTKANINAFVGDISEEIKHK, encoded by the exons ATGGATTCCTCCGCCACAGTAAAACCTTACGGCGTCTGCCACATAGTAGCAGTGCCTTATCCAGGCCGGGGTCACGTAAACCCTATGATGAACCTCTGCAACTTACTACTTTCCCAGAAGAGTGATATTCTAATAACCTTCGTCCTCACAGAAGAGTGGCTCGGCTTAATTGGTTCCGAAGTTAAACCGGACAACATTCGCTTCGCCACAATCCCTAATGTAATCCCATCGGAGAAGGATCGTGCGTCCGACATGGTTGCATTCTTTGACGCCGTCATGACCAAaatggaagctccgtttgagCAGCTGCTGGATGGTCTCGAGCTGCTGCCTAGTGCCATTATGGCTGATACTTTCCTGCCTTGGGCAGTCGCAGTGGGCAACCGGAGGAATATTGTTGCGGTATCGCTTTGGCCAATGTGCGGGTCTGAATTCTCTGTGTACCACCATTTTCATCTCTTCCGGCAAAACGGACACTTCCCAGTTAACTTGTCAG AGAAAGGCAATGAACGGGTCGACTACATCCCAGGAGTTTCTTCCATACGATTAGCGGACACTACTAGTTCCATTGATGGAAAGCAATCAAAAATTCTAGACTATATCCTCAAGCGTGCTTTTACTTGGGTGCTTAAAGCACAGTATCTCTTTATCACCTCTATCTATGAGCTTGAAACCCAAGTAATCGATGTTTTAAGATCACAACTCTCACTACCGGTTTACACAATTGGCCCATTAATACCTATCTTCAAAGCTATTAGTGCTAGTGGTACTAACCATCTACAGTGGTTAGACTCTCAACCTTGTAGCTCCGTTTTATATATCTCTATGGGAAGCTTTCTTTCTGTTTCTAGTGCTCAAATGGATGAGATTGCAGTTGGTTTACGCAAGAGTGGTGCTCGATTCTTTTGGGTGGCGCGCGCTGAAATGAATAGGTTACAGGAGGTTTCTGGTGATATGGGGTTAGTTGTTCCTTGGTGTGACCAAATAAGGGTGTTGTCCCATTCTTCTGTTGGTGGATTTTGGTCACACTGTGGGTGGAACTCAGTTAGAGAAGGTGCTTTCTCAGGTGTTCCTTTTCTTACCTTTCCCATAGTTTTTGACCAAGGTATGAACAGTAAGGTGATTGTGGAGGATTGGAAAACGGGGTGGAGGGTGAAGAGTACTGAGGCAAAAATCGACTATTTGGTGACTAGTGAGGAAATTGCAATGTTAGTGAAAACATTTATGGATTTGGAACATGATGAAGGGaaagaaatgagagagagagcaagTGAACTCCAACAGATATGGAAAGGTGCCATTGCAAAAGGTGGATCAACTAAAGCCAATATTAATGCCTTCGTTGGAGACATTTCAGAGGAGATTAAGCATAAGTGA